One window from the genome of Musa acuminata AAA Group cultivar baxijiao chromosome BXJ1-4, Cavendish_Baxijiao_AAA, whole genome shotgun sequence encodes:
- the LOC135671988 gene encoding uncharacterized protein LOC135671988: MKVSGENNGHLPSPTDARHKLERRRRRRKLCCLICLLILALLIIAAVVLALTVFKVRDPTMELVSTTVSGVSPNISLSSLRVELNITLDLAVRVRNRNYASFAHASGGHTRLLYREAEVGKARVEPGRIPARGTELLRLALEVEVDQLATDLGSLLADAASGAVAFDAETRMPGRVTLLGFIKHHAVATSDCHVVIGVPDLSVQSQECAMKTKL, translated from the coding sequence ATGAAGGTCTCCGGCGAGAACAACGGCCACCTTCCCTCTCCCACCGACGCCCGCCATAAACTGGAACGCCGACGGCGGCGACGCAAGCTCTGCTGCCTTATCTGCCTCCTTATCCTCGCCCTCCTCATCATCGCCGCCGTCGTCCTCGCCCTCACCGTCTTCAAGGTCCGCGACCCGACGATGGAGCTCGTCTCCACCACCGTCTCGGGGGTCTCCCCCAACATCAGCCTGTCCTCCCTTCGCGTGGAGCTCAACATCACCCTCGACCTGGCGGTGCGCGTCCGCAACCGCAACTACGCGTCCTTCGCCCACGCATCCGGCGGCCACACTCGCCTCCTCTACCGCGAGGCCGAGGTCGGGAAGGCCAGGGTGGAGCCCGGGCGGATCCCGGCGCGGGGAACCGAGCTCCTCCGCCTTGctctggaggtggaggtggaccaGCTCGCGACGGATCTAGGCAGCCTACTGGCGGACGCCGCCTCGGGGGCGGTGGCGTTCGATGCGGAGACAAGGATGCCGGGTCGGGTCACCTTGCTGGGCTTCATAAAGCACCACGCGGTGGCCACGTCCGACTGCCACGTGGTCATCGGCGTCCCCGACCTCAGCGTGCAGAGCCAGGAGTGCGCCATGAAGACGAAGCTTTAA